The proteins below come from a single Kosakonia sp. SMBL-WEM22 genomic window:
- the cutC gene encoding copper homeostasis protein CutC — MTLLEICCYGVEDALIAEQHGADRIEFCAAPKEGGLTPSFGALQAVREAVTIPVHPIVRPRGGDFCYREDEFRVLLADIAQVRELGFPGVVTGVLNEDGEVDVARMAQIMRAAEGMAVTFHRAFDMCADPHQAVEILSQSGVARILTSGQQATAEKGVSLITELNALPGVPIIMAGAGVRPDNLELFLRAGLQEVHSSAGNWTASPMRYRNSGLSMSSDASADEYARYGVDKEAVAEMKALIVNYRQ, encoded by the coding sequence ATGACACTACTGGAGATCTGCTGTTACGGCGTTGAGGATGCGCTTATCGCCGAGCAGCATGGTGCTGACCGCATTGAGTTTTGTGCTGCGCCGAAAGAGGGCGGTCTGACGCCATCCTTCGGCGCGTTGCAGGCAGTGCGTGAGGCGGTGACCATCCCCGTCCATCCGATTGTGCGACCGCGCGGCGGCGATTTTTGCTATCGCGAGGATGAGTTTCGCGTGCTGCTGGCGGATATCGCGCAGGTGCGCGAACTTGGCTTTCCGGGCGTGGTGACCGGCGTGCTGAATGAGGATGGCGAAGTCGATGTGGCGAGAATGGCGCAGATAATGCGCGCCGCAGAGGGGATGGCGGTGACTTTTCATCGCGCCTTCGATATGTGCGCCGATCCGCACCAGGCCGTTGAAATATTGTCACAATCAGGCGTGGCGCGCATCCTGACATCCGGGCAGCAGGCGACGGCGGAAAAAGGAGTTTCACTTATTACGGAACTAAATGCGCTCCCCGGTGTTCCAATCATTATGGCTGGCGCAGGCGTGCGTCCTGACAACCTTGAACTCTTTCTTCGCGCTGGTTTGCAAGAGGTGCATAGCTCGGCAGGAAACTGGACAGCGTCGCCGATGCGCTATCGCAACAGTGGGTTATCGATGTCGTCCGATGCAAGCGCCGACGAGTATGCCCGCTACGGTGTCGATAAAGAGGCCGTCGCAGAGATGAAAGCGCTGATTGTTAACTACCGCCAGTAA
- the aspS gene encoding aspartate--tRNA ligase yields MRTVYCGQLNQSHVGQQVTLCGWVNRRRDLGSLIFIDMRDREGIVQVFFDPDRQDAFQLASELRNEFCIQITGTVRAREGKNANKEMATGEVEVFATELTIINRADALPLDSNHVNTEEARLKYRYLDLRRPEMAQRLKTRAKITSFVRRFMDDHGFLDIETPMLTKATPEGARDYLVPSRVHKGKFYALPQSPQLFKQLLMMSGFDRYYQIVKCFRDEDLRADRQPEFTQIDVETSFMTAPQVREVMEALVRQLWQEVKGVDLGEFPIMTFAEAERRYGSDKPDLRNPMELVDVADLLKAVEFKVFSGPANDAKGRVAALRVPGGAQLSRKQIDDYGKFVEIYGAKGLAYIKVNEAAKGLEGITSPVAKFLNAEIVGEILSRTGAQDGDMIFFGADNKKVVADALGALRLKLGKDLNLTDENKWAPLWVIDFPMFEDDGEGGLTAMHHPFTAPRDMSPAELKAAPETAIANAYDMVINGYEVGGGSVRIHNGEMQQTVFGILGINEQEQREKFGFLLDALKYGTPPHAGLAFGLDRLTMLLTGTDNIRDVIAFPKTTAAACLMTEAPSFGNPTALAELGISVIKKETPESK; encoded by the coding sequence ATGCGTACAGTATATTGCGGGCAGCTCAATCAGTCCCATGTCGGACAGCAAGTAACGCTTTGTGGGTGGGTCAACCGCCGTCGTGACCTCGGTAGCCTTATCTTTATCGATATGCGCGATCGCGAAGGCATCGTGCAGGTGTTTTTCGACCCGGACCGTCAGGATGCGTTCCAGCTCGCCTCTGAACTGCGTAATGAGTTCTGCATTCAAATTACCGGTACTGTTCGCGCCCGCGAAGGCAAAAATGCCAACAAAGAGATGGCTACCGGTGAAGTGGAAGTGTTCGCCACTGAACTGACCATCATCAACCGCGCCGACGCGCTGCCGCTGGATTCTAACCACGTCAACACCGAAGAAGCGCGTCTGAAGTACCGCTATCTCGACCTGCGTCGCCCTGAGATGGCGCAGCGCCTGAAGACGCGTGCGAAAATCACCAGCTTCGTGCGCCGTTTTATGGATGATCACGGTTTCCTCGACATCGAAACGCCGATGCTGACCAAAGCGACGCCGGAAGGCGCGCGCGACTACCTGGTCCCGAGCCGCGTGCATAAAGGCAAATTCTACGCGCTGCCGCAGTCTCCGCAGCTCTTTAAGCAGCTGCTGATGATGTCCGGCTTCGACCGCTACTACCAGATCGTTAAATGCTTCCGCGATGAAGATCTGCGCGCTGACCGCCAGCCGGAATTTACCCAGATCGATGTGGAAACCTCCTTCATGACCGCGCCGCAGGTGCGTGAAGTGATGGAAGCGCTGGTTCGCCAGCTGTGGCAGGAAGTGAAGGGCGTCGATCTCGGTGAGTTCCCGATCATGACCTTTGCCGAAGCCGAGCGTCGTTACGGTTCCGATAAGCCGGATCTGCGCAACCCGATGGAGCTGGTGGACGTTGCCGACCTGCTGAAAGCGGTCGAGTTTAAAGTCTTCTCCGGCCCGGCTAACGATGCCAAAGGCCGCGTTGCCGCACTGCGTGTGCCGGGCGGCGCGCAGCTTAGCCGTAAACAGATTGATGACTACGGCAAGTTCGTTGAAATTTACGGCGCGAAAGGTCTGGCCTACATCAAAGTTAACGAAGCGGCGAAAGGCCTTGAGGGCATCACCAGTCCGGTAGCGAAATTCCTCAACGCTGAGATCGTGGGCGAAATTCTGTCGCGCACCGGCGCGCAGGATGGCGACATGATCTTCTTCGGCGCTGACAACAAGAAAGTGGTTGCCGATGCGCTGGGCGCGCTGCGTCTGAAGCTGGGTAAAGATCTGAATCTAACCGACGAAAACAAATGGGCGCCGCTGTGGGTTATCGACTTCCCGATGTTTGAAGATGACGGCGAAGGCGGCCTGACCGCGATGCACCACCCGTTCACCGCCCCGCGCGACATGAGCCCGGCCGAGCTGAAAGCGGCACCGGAAACGGCGATCGCTAACGCCTACGATATGGTTATCAACGGCTACGAAGTGGGCGGCGGTTCCGTACGTATTCATAACGGCGAAATGCAGCAGACGGTGTTTGGCATTCTCGGTATCAATGAGCAGGAGCAGCGCGAGAAGTTCGGCTTCCTGCTCGACGCCCTGAAATATGGTACGCCGCCGCACGCGGGCCTGGCGTTTGGTCTCGACCGTTTGACTATGCTGCTGACCGGCACCGACAACATCCGTGACGTTATCGCGTTCCCGAAAACCACGGCGGCGGCATGCCTGATGACCGAAGCGCCGAGCTTCGGCAACCCAACCGCGCTGGCGGAGCTGGGTATCTCGGTTATCAAAAAAGAGACGCCGGAGAGCAAATAA
- a CDS encoding DUF72 domain-containing protein: protein MIYIGLPQWSHPKWVRLGITSLEEYARHFNCVEGNTTLYALPKAEIVSRWHDQTSDDFRFCFKFPATISHQAALRNCDDLTHEFFSRMSPLAGRIGQYWLQLPATFGPRDLPALWAFLDTLPAGFTYGVEVRHPAFFEKGDEEKALNQGLHARKVNRVMLDSRPVHSAKPHSEAVREAQRKKPKVPVHALVTAGHPMVRFIGSDDMAQNRELFAVWLNKLPAWEQTTTPYLFLHTPDIAQAPELVETLWQDLRTAMPIVGEAPSLPLQSSLF, encoded by the coding sequence ATGATCTATATCGGCCTGCCGCAGTGGTCGCACCCGAAATGGGTGCGCCTTGGGATCACCTCCCTTGAGGAGTATGCCCGTCACTTCAATTGTGTTGAGGGCAACACCACGCTCTATGCGCTCCCGAAAGCGGAGATTGTCTCGCGCTGGCACGATCAGACCAGCGATGATTTCCGCTTCTGCTTTAAGTTTCCCGCCACCATCTCCCACCAGGCGGCGCTGCGAAACTGTGATGATTTAACCCACGAATTCTTTAGCCGCATGTCGCCGCTCGCCGGCAGGATTGGCCAATACTGGCTCCAGCTGCCAGCGACATTTGGCCCGCGCGATCTCCCTGCGTTGTGGGCTTTTCTTGATACGCTGCCCGCAGGCTTTACCTACGGCGTCGAAGTGCGCCATCCCGCCTTCTTTGAGAAAGGCGACGAGGAGAAAGCCCTCAACCAGGGGCTGCACGCGCGCAAGGTCAACCGCGTGATGCTTGACAGCCGCCCGGTGCACAGCGCGAAACCGCATAGCGAAGCGGTGCGCGAGGCGCAGCGTAAGAAGCCGAAAGTACCGGTGCATGCGCTGGTTACCGCCGGGCATCCAATGGTGCGCTTTATCGGCAGTGACGATATGGCGCAGAACCGCGAGCTTTTCGCCGTCTGGTTAAACAAACTGCCAGCCTGGGAGCAGACCACCACGCCCTATCTGTTCCTGCATACGCCCGATATCGCCCAGGCTCCCGAGCTGGTCGAAACTCTGTGGCAGGATCTTCGCACCGCGATGCCGATCGTCGGCGAAGCCCCCTCCCTGCCGTTACAATCTTCTCTTTTTTAA
- the cmoB gene encoding tRNA 5-methoxyuridine(34)/uridine 5-oxyacetic acid(34) synthase CmoB encodes MIEFGRFYQQIATGPLAHWLETLPAQIAAWQRETLHGQFKQWNNAVEFLPSLTPDSLDFVNGVIARSAEPLSAGQLKGMETLLRNLMPWRKGPFSLYGLDIDTEWRSDWKWERVLPHLSDLRGRTILDVGCGSGYHLWRMIGAGAQLAVGIDPTQLFLCQFEAVRKLLGDDRRAHLLPLGIEQLPALNAFDTVFSMGVLYHRRSPLEHLWQLKDQLVKEGELVLETLVVEGDENTVLVPGDRYAQMRNVYFIPSALALKNWLEKCGFVDVRIVDANVTSCDEQRRTSWMVTESLADFLDPNDRTKTVEGYPAPLRAVLIARKP; translated from the coding sequence ATGATCGAGTTTGGCCGTTTTTATCAGCAGATCGCCACCGGTCCCCTCGCCCACTGGCTCGAGACGCTTCCGGCGCAAATCGCCGCCTGGCAGCGCGAAACCCTGCACGGGCAGTTCAAGCAGTGGAACAACGCCGTTGAGTTCCTGCCCAGCCTGACGCCGGATTCGCTCGATTTCGTCAACGGCGTCATCGCACGCAGCGCCGAACCGTTAAGCGCCGGGCAGTTAAAGGGGATGGAGACGCTGCTGCGTAATCTGATGCCTTGGCGTAAAGGGCCGTTTTCACTCTACGGTCTTGATATCGACACCGAATGGCGCTCGGACTGGAAGTGGGAACGCGTTTTGCCGCACCTTTCTGACCTACGCGGTCGCACCATTCTGGATGTTGGCTGCGGCAGCGGGTACCACTTGTGGCGCATGATTGGCGCGGGCGCGCAGCTGGCGGTCGGTATCGACCCGACGCAGCTTTTTCTCTGCCAGTTTGAAGCGGTGCGCAAGTTATTAGGCGACGATCGCCGCGCGCATCTGCTGCCGCTCGGCATTGAGCAGTTGCCTGCACTGAACGCCTTTGACACTGTCTTTTCCATGGGCGTGCTCTACCATCGCCGCTCGCCGCTGGAGCATCTCTGGCAGTTGAAAGATCAACTGGTTAAAGAGGGTGAACTGGTGCTGGAGACGCTGGTGGTGGAAGGTGACGAAAACACCGTGCTGGTGCCGGGTGACCGCTACGCGCAGATGCGTAACGTTTACTTTATCCCCTCCGCGCTGGCGCTAAAAAACTGGCTGGAGAAGTGTGGTTTTGTCGATGTGCGCATTGTTGATGCCAATGTGACAAGCTGCGATGAGCAGCGCCGCACATCGTGGATGGTAACCGAATCGCTGGCTGATTTTCTCGACCCGAACGATCGCACTAAAACGGTGGAAGGCTACCCTGCCCCGCTGCGCGCGGTGCTGATTGCCCGTAAACCGTAG
- a CDS encoding YebC/PmpR family DNA-binding transcriptional regulator: MAGHSKWANTKHRKAAQDAKRGKIFTKIIRELVTAARLGGGDIASNPRLRAAVDKALSNNMTRDTLNRAIARGVGGDDDANMETIIYEGYGPGGTAVMVECLSDNRNRTVAEVRHAFSKCGGNLGTDGSVAYLFSKKGVISFEAGDEDTIMEAALEAGAEDVVTYDDGAIDVYTAWEEMGAVRDALEAAGLKADNAEVSMIPSTKADMDAETAPKLLRLIDMLEDCDDVQEVYHNGEISDEVAATL, translated from the coding sequence ATGGCAGGTCACAGTAAATGGGCCAACACCAAACACCGTAAAGCGGCACAGGATGCCAAACGCGGTAAGATCTTCACCAAAATTATTCGTGAGCTGGTGACAGCGGCACGTCTGGGCGGCGGCGATATCGCCTCGAACCCGCGTCTGCGCGCGGCGGTCGATAAAGCGCTCTCCAACAACATGACGCGTGACACCCTGAACCGCGCCATCGCGCGTGGCGTCGGCGGTGACGACGACGCGAACATGGAAACCATCATTTATGAAGGTTACGGTCCTGGCGGCACCGCGGTGATGGTCGAGTGCCTGAGTGACAACCGTAACCGTACCGTTGCCGAAGTGCGCCATGCCTTCAGCAAATGCGGTGGCAACCTCGGTACCGACGGTTCTGTTGCCTACCTGTTTAGCAAGAAAGGGGTGATCTCTTTCGAAGCGGGCGATGAAGACACCATCATGGAAGCGGCGCTGGAAGCCGGTGCTGAAGATGTGGTGACTTACGACGACGGCGCGATTGACGTTTACACCGCCTGGGAAGAGATGGGTGCCGTGCGCGATGCGCTGGAAGCTGCCGGTCTGAAAGCGGACAACGCTGAAGTGTCGATGATCCCGTCGACCAAAGCGGATATGGATGCGGAAACCGCACCGAAGCTGCTGCGCCTGATCGATATGCTGGAAGATTGCGACGATGTGCAGGAGGTTTATCACAACGGTGAGATCTCCGACGAAGTTGCGGCAACCCTGTAA
- the cmoA gene encoding carboxy-S-adenosyl-L-methionine synthase CmoA, producing MSHRDTLFSAPIARLGDWTFDERVAEVFPDMIQRSVPGYSNIISMIGMLAERFVQPGTQVYDLGCSLGAATLSVRRNIHHDDCKIIAVDNSPAMVERCRRHIDAYKAPTPVEVIEGDIRDIEINNASLVVLNFTLQFLEPDDRLKLLQKVYQGLNPGGALVLSEKFSFEDHTVGELLFNMHHDFKRANGYSELEISQKRSMLENVMLTDSVEAHKARLRTAGFEHSELWFQCFNFGSLVALKAVQS from the coding sequence ATGTCTCACCGCGACACGCTTTTTTCTGCGCCTATCGCCCGCCTCGGCGACTGGACCTTCGATGAACGGGTAGCTGAAGTCTTCCCGGATATGATCCAGCGTTCCGTTCCGGGTTACTCCAATATTATTTCGATGATCGGCATGCTGGCGGAGCGCTTTGTGCAACCCGGCACGCAGGTTTACGATCTTGGCTGCTCACTGGGCGCTGCCACACTGTCGGTGCGCCGCAATATTCATCATGACGATTGCAAAATCATTGCCGTTGACAACTCACCTGCAATGGTAGAACGCTGTCGCCGTCATATCGACGCCTATAAAGCGCCGACGCCGGTTGAGGTGATTGAGGGCGATATTCGCGATATCGAGATTAACAACGCCTCGCTGGTGGTGCTCAACTTCACCCTGCAATTTCTCGAACCCGATGACCGGCTGAAGCTGCTGCAAAAAGTTTATCAGGGGCTGAACCCGGGCGGCGCGCTGGTACTCTCTGAAAAGTTTAGTTTTGAAGATCACACTGTCGGCGAGCTGCTGTTCAATATGCACCACGACTTTAAACGCGCCAACGGCTACAGCGAGCTGGAGATCAGCCAGAAGCGCAGCATGCTGGAGAATGTGATGCTGACGGACTCCGTTGAAGCCCACAAAGCACGCCTGCGCACCGCGGGTTTTGAGCACAGCGAATTGTGGTTCCAGTGCTTTAACTTCGGTTCGCTGGTGGCACTGAAGGCGGTGCAGTCATGA
- the argS gene encoding arginine--tRNA ligase — translation MNIQALLSEKVSQAMIAAGAPAECEAQVRQSAKVQFGDYQANGVMAVAKKLGMAPRQLAEQVLTHLSLDGIAQKVEIAGPGFINIFLAPEFLAEHVDQALKSDRLGVSVPEPQTIVVDYSAPNVAKEMHVGHLRSTIIGDAAVRTLEFLGHNVIRANHVGDWGTQFGMLIAFLELKQQENAGEMALADLEGFYREAKKHYDGDAAFAERARSYVVKLQGGDEYCREMWRKLVDITMSQNQQAYERLNVTLTRKDVMGESLYNPMLPGIVADLKAKGLAVESEGATVVFLDEYKNKEGEPMGVIIQKKDGGYLYTTTDIACAKYRYETLHADRVLYYIDSRQHQHLMQAWTIVRKAGYVPASVPLEHHMFGMMLGKDGKPFKTRAGGTVKLSDLLDEALERARRLVAEKNPEMPADELEKLANAVGIGAVKYADLSKNRTTDYVFDWDNMLAFEGNTAPYMQYAYTRVLSVFRKAGIEEKVLENAQVAIREDREAQLAARLLQFEETLSVVAREGTPHVMCAYLYDVAGLFSGFYEHCPILTAESEEIRLSRLKLALLTSKTLKLGLETLGIETVERM, via the coding sequence GTGAATATTCAGGCACTTCTCTCAGAAAAAGTCAGTCAGGCCATGATTGCGGCAGGCGCCCCCGCAGAGTGCGAAGCGCAGGTGCGGCAGTCAGCAAAAGTTCAGTTTGGCGACTATCAGGCTAACGGCGTGATGGCAGTTGCAAAAAAACTGGGCATGGCCCCGCGACAACTCGCTGAGCAAGTTCTGACTCACCTCTCCCTCGACGGTATCGCCCAGAAAGTGGAGATCGCAGGCCCTGGCTTTATTAATATTTTCCTCGCGCCGGAGTTTCTCGCAGAGCACGTCGACCAGGCGCTGAAATCTGACCGTCTTGGCGTCTCGGTTCCAGAGCCGCAAACCATCGTCGTCGACTACTCCGCGCCGAACGTGGCGAAAGAGATGCACGTCGGCCACCTGCGTTCCACCATCATTGGCGACGCCGCCGTGCGTACCCTGGAGTTCCTCGGTCACAATGTGATCCGCGCGAACCATGTCGGCGACTGGGGCACCCAGTTCGGCATGTTGATCGCCTTCCTCGAGCTTAAGCAGCAGGAGAACGCGGGCGAGATGGCGCTGGCGGATCTGGAAGGGTTCTACCGCGAAGCGAAGAAGCACTACGACGGAGATGCGGCCTTTGCCGAGCGCGCACGCAGCTATGTGGTTAAGCTGCAGGGTGGCGATGAGTACTGCCGCGAGATGTGGCGCAAGCTGGTTGATATCACCATGAGCCAGAACCAGCAAGCCTATGAGCGCCTGAACGTTACCCTGACGCGCAAAGACGTAATGGGTGAAAGCCTCTATAACCCAATGCTGCCGGGCATCGTCGCCGATCTGAAAGCCAAAGGGCTGGCGGTCGAGAGCGAAGGCGCCACCGTGGTCTTCCTTGACGAATACAAAAACAAAGAGGGCGAACCGATGGGCGTCATCATCCAGAAGAAGGATGGCGGCTACCTCTACACCACCACGGATATCGCCTGCGCGAAGTACCGTTATGAAACCCTGCATGCCGATCGCGTGCTCTACTACATCGACTCCCGTCAGCATCAGCATCTGATGCAGGCGTGGACCATCGTGCGGAAAGCAGGGTACGTGCCGGCGTCGGTGCCGCTGGAGCACCATATGTTCGGCATGATGCTGGGCAAAGATGGCAAACCGTTCAAAACCCGCGCGGGCGGTACGGTAAAACTCTCTGACCTGCTGGACGAAGCGCTGGAGCGCGCCCGCCGCCTGGTAGCGGAGAAGAACCCGGAAATGCCGGCAGACGAGCTGGAGAAGCTGGCGAATGCGGTGGGTATTGGCGCGGTAAAATATGCCGATCTCTCGAAAAACCGCACCACCGATTATGTCTTCGACTGGGACAACATGCTGGCGTTTGAAGGTAACACCGCACCCTATATGCAGTACGCTTACACCCGCGTGCTGTCGGTGTTCCGCAAAGCGGGCATTGAAGAGAAGGTGCTTGAAAACGCGCAGGTGGCGATCCGCGAAGATCGCGAAGCGCAGCTGGCCGCGCGTCTGCTGCAGTTCGAAGAGACCCTGAGCGTGGTTGCCCGCGAAGGCACGCCGCACGTGATGTGCGCCTACCTCTATGATGTCGCGGGCCTCTTCTCCGGCTTTTACGAGCACTGCCCGATCCTCACCGCCGAAAGCGAAGAGATCCGCCTGAGCCGCCTGAAGCTGGCGCTGCTTACCTCGAAAACCCTGAAGCTGGGTCTGGAGACGCTGGGCATCGAAACCGTCGAGCGTATGTAA
- a CDS encoding glycoside hydrolase family 88 protein, producing MKVWPVKQSPLLRQPERFIARDELKALIRKVTHNLVNIQDDSGEFLLRLDDGRVIDTKGWAGWEWTHGVGLYGMYQYYRQTGDEDILGVIDSWFADRFAEGATTKNVNTMAPFLTLAYRYEETRNPAFLPWLESWAEWAMSEMPRTDHGGMQHITLAEENHQQMWDDTLMMTVLPLAKIGKLLNKPEYVEEAVYQFLLHVQNLMDRETGLWFHGWSYEGMHNFAKARWARGNSWLTIVIPDFLELVDLPENNAVRRYLVQVLNAQIAALAKCQHQSGLWHTLLDDPNSYLEASATAGFAYGMLKALRKRYISADYAPVAERAVKAIVENISPEGELLQVSFGTGMGSNLEFYRQIPLTSMPYGQAMAMLCLTEYLRKYF from the coding sequence ATGAAGGTTTGGCCTGTCAAACAGAGCCCGTTACTGCGTCAGCCAGAGCGTTTTATCGCCCGTGATGAACTGAAAGCGCTGATCCGCAAAGTGACGCACAATCTCGTCAACATTCAGGATGATAGCGGCGAATTTTTACTCCGTCTCGACGATGGTCGTGTGATTGACACTAAAGGCTGGGCCGGATGGGAGTGGACGCACGGCGTCGGTCTGTATGGGATGTATCAGTATTATCGCCAGACCGGCGATGAAGACATTCTTGGCGTGATTGATAGCTGGTTTGCCGATCGCTTTGCTGAAGGGGCGACCACCAAGAACGTCAATACCATGGCGCCGTTCCTGACGCTGGCGTACCGCTATGAAGAGACGCGTAATCCGGCGTTTCTCCCCTGGCTGGAGAGCTGGGCGGAGTGGGCAATGAGTGAGATGCCGCGCACCGATCACGGCGGCATGCAGCACATCACGCTGGCGGAGGAGAACCACCAGCAGATGTGGGACGACACGCTGATGATGACGGTGCTGCCGCTGGCGAAGATTGGCAAACTGCTCAACAAGCCGGAGTATGTGGAAGAGGCGGTCTATCAGTTCCTGCTGCATGTGCAAAATCTGATGGATCGTGAAACAGGGCTGTGGTTCCACGGCTGGAGTTATGAAGGGATGCACAACTTTGCGAAAGCCCGCTGGGCGCGCGGTAACAGTTGGCTGACGATTGTGATCCCCGATTTTCTGGAGCTGGTAGATCTGCCGGAGAATAACGCCGTGCGCCGTTATCTGGTGCAGGTGCTGAACGCGCAGATTGCGGCGCTGGCAAAATGCCAGCATCAGAGCGGGCTGTGGCATACGCTGCTGGACGATCCCAACTCTTATCTGGAAGCCTCCGCCACCGCCGGGTTTGCTTATGGCATGCTCAAGGCGTTACGCAAGCGGTATATCAGCGCCGATTACGCCCCGGTCGCCGAGCGGGCAGTGAAAGCGATTGTTGAAAATATCTCGCCGGAAGGGGAGCTGTTGCAGGTTTCGTTCGGCACAGGGATGGGCAGCAACCTTGAGTTTTACCGCCAGATCCCGTTAACTTCCATGCCCTATGGCCAGGCAATGGCGATGCTCTGTTTGACTGAGTATCTGCGCAAATATTTTTGA
- a CDS encoding VOC family protein translates to MRHWQTIEELQDIVEDLPRFTADLQNFTSRLGLAIAPLDADHISLRCHQNATAERWRRGFEQCGELLSENIINGRPICLFKLHEPVCVAHWRFSVVELPWPGEKRYPHEGWEHIEIVLPGEVETLNARALALLADEGLSQPGISVKTSAPKGERERLPNPTLAVTDGKVTVKFHPWSIEAIVASEQ, encoded by the coding sequence ATGCGCCATTGGCAAACTATTGAAGAGTTGCAGGATATCGTGGAAGATCTGCCGCGTTTTACGGCGGATCTGCAAAATTTCACTTCCCGTCTCGGGCTGGCTATCGCACCCTTAGATGCCGACCACATCTCCCTGCGTTGTCACCAGAACGCCACGGCGGAGCGCTGGCGGCGCGGGTTTGAGCAGTGCGGCGAACTGCTGTCGGAAAATATCATTAATGGCCGCCCCATCTGCCTGTTTAAGCTGCATGAACCGGTCTGCGTTGCCCACTGGCGGTTCAGCGTGGTGGAGCTGCCCTGGCCGGGGGAGAAGCGCTATCCCCATGAAGGGTGGGAGCACATTGAAATCGTCCTGCCGGGCGAGGTGGAGACCCTGAATGCGCGGGCGCTGGCGCTGCTGGCCGACGAAGGCCTGAGCCAGCCGGGGATCTCCGTGAAAACCAGCGCGCCAAAAGGCGAGCGCGAGCGGTTGCCCAACCCGACGCTGGCAGTGACGGATGGCAAGGTAACGGTGAAATTCCACCCGTGGAGCATCGAGGCAATTGTCGCCAGCGAGCAGTAA
- the nudB gene encoding dihydroneopterin triphosphate diphosphatase gives MSFKHPVSVLVVIYAEATKRVLMLQRRDDPEFWQSVTGSLEPGESALQAAAREVMEEVNIDVGAAPHRLIDCQRTVEFEIFSHLRHRYAPGVTHNTESWFCLALPHECPIVFTEHLAYRWLDAPAAAALTKSWSNRQAIEEFVINAA, from the coding sequence ATGTCCTTTAAGCATCCCGTTTCTGTGCTGGTGGTGATTTATGCCGAAGCGACAAAACGGGTGCTGATGTTGCAGCGACGCGACGATCCCGAGTTCTGGCAGTCGGTTACCGGCAGCCTCGAGCCGGGTGAAAGCGCGTTGCAGGCCGCCGCGCGCGAAGTCATGGAAGAGGTCAATATCGATGTCGGCGCAGCGCCGCATCGCCTGATTGACTGCCAGCGCACGGTGGAATTTGAAATTTTCAGTCATTTACGTCATCGCTATGCGCCGGGCGTGACTCACAACACCGAATCCTGGTTTTGTTTAGCGCTGCCCCATGAGTGCCCAATTGTGTTTACCGAACATCTGGCGTACCGCTGGCTTGATGCGCCCGCTGCGGCGGCATTGACCAAGTCGTGGAGCAACCGGCAGGCGATTGAAGAATTTGTTATTAACGCCGCCTGA
- a CDS encoding MAPEG family protein, with protein MVSALYAVLGALLLVKFASDVIRLRMQYRVSFGDGGFSELQNAMRIHGNAVEYIPVALILLLFMEMNGAQNWMVHLCGTLLIVGRLMHYYGLHHRLIYWRRYGMGATLCSLLLMVLANVWYMPWELVFSLR; from the coding sequence ATGGTAAGCGCGTTGTATGCCGTGCTGGGTGCGTTATTACTGGTTAAATTTGCTTCTGATGTGATTCGTCTGCGTATGCAGTACCGTGTGAGCTTTGGCGACGGCGGGTTTAGTGAGTTGCAGAACGCGATGCGTATTCACGGCAATGCCGTGGAGTACATTCCTGTTGCGCTGATCCTGCTGCTGTTTATGGAGATGAACGGCGCGCAAAACTGGATGGTGCATCTCTGCGGTACTCTACTGATTGTTGGCCGTCTGATGCACTATTACGGTTTGCATCATCGGCTTATCTACTGGCGGCGTTACGGGATGGGCGCAACGCTCTGCTCCCTGCTGCTGATGGTGCTGGCAAATGTGTGGTATATGCCCTGGGAGTTGGTTTTCTCCCTGCGTTAG
- a CDS encoding hydrolase gives MLELNTAKTALVVIDLQEGILPFAGGPHTAQEVVTRSARLAEKFRANGAPVVLVRVGWSADFAEALKQPVDAAMGGHGLPENWWDYPAALGKQASDIEVTKRQWGAFYGTDLEMQLRRRGIDTIVLCGISTNIGVESTARNAWEMGFSLIIAEDACSAADAEQHQGSMKNIFPRIGRVRSSEEIIAAL, from the coding sequence ATGCTGGAACTCAACACGGCGAAAACGGCACTGGTAGTTATCGATCTTCAGGAAGGCATTCTGCCCTTCGCCGGCGGCCCGCACACTGCGCAAGAGGTTGTAACGCGCTCGGCGCGATTGGCCGAGAAGTTTCGTGCCAACGGCGCGCCGGTGGTGCTGGTGCGTGTCGGCTGGTCGGCGGATTTTGCCGAAGCGCTGAAGCAGCCGGTGGACGCCGCGATGGGCGGTCACGGCCTGCCGGAGAACTGGTGGGATTACCCGGCAGCGCTTGGCAAACAGGCGAGCGATATCGAGGTAACTAAACGCCAGTGGGGCGCTTTCTATGGCACCGATCTGGAAATGCAGCTGCGCCGTCGCGGTATCGACACCATCGTGCTGTGCGGCATTTCGACCAATATCGGCGTCGAATCCACCGCCCGCAACGCCTGGGAGATGGGCTTTTCGCTGATTATCGCTGAAGATGCCTGCAGCGCCGCCGATGCCGAACAGCATCAGGGCAGCATGAAAAACATCTTCCCGCGTATCGGTCGCGTGCGCAGCAGCGAGGAGATTATCGCGGCGTTATGA